In Methanothrix sp., a genomic segment contains:
- a CDS encoding tetratricopeptide repeat protein, giving the protein MEICNTRRVEHHHSLCRLCWLILILTALSGLCIPTCAGDDADHWIKEGYKLKWKGLFDQAIESFERALEIYNQEIAVNPGDFNATGNKSLLLAKLNRTDEAIQTLNRAVEADPENPAAWKMKGFALISIAKIREREVEETEFEDAGQDSIYNQSQQAFDRALGLDPDDA; this is encoded by the coding sequence ATGGAGATTTGTAATACCAGGCGGGTCGAACACCATCACAGTCTATGCAGATTGTGCTGGCTCATTCTCATCCTGACAGCGCTTTCCGGTCTGTGCATCCCGACCTGCGCAGGCGATGATGCCGATCACTGGATCAAAGAGGGCTATAAACTCAAGTGGAAGGGACTATTTGATCAGGCAATTGAGAGCTTTGAGAGGGCTCTGGAGATCTACAACCAGGAGATCGCCGTCAATCCGGGAGACTTCAATGCCACAGGCAATAAGAGCCTCCTCCTTGCCAAACTGAACAGGACCGATGAGGCCATTCAGACCCTGAACAGAGCGGTGGAGGCTGATCCAGAGAATCCCGCCGCCTGGAAGATGAAGGGATTCGCCCTCATCTCCATTGCAAAGATCAGGGAAAGGGAGGTTGAGGAGACAGAATTTGAAGATGCCGGTCAGGATAGCATATACAACCAATCCCAACAGGCATTCGATAGAGCCCTGGGCCTCGACCCGGATGACGCCTAG
- a CDS encoding tetratricopeptide repeat protein has translation MGRAKEAINALDRALAMQPDNLDALTTKAEALTILGRYDVASLAFDQAMDMNSRRYETGDSYVDWRLYMALNYFLYLVRVC, from the coding sequence ATGGGAAGAGCGAAGGAAGCGATCAACGCTCTGGACAGGGCTCTGGCCATGCAGCCAGACAATCTCGATGCCCTGACCACCAAGGCAGAGGCGCTCACCATCCTGGGCAGATACGATGTGGCCAGCCTGGCCTTCGACCAGGCGATGGATATGAATTCCAGAAGGTATGAGACAGGAGATTCTTACGTTGATTGGCGCCTATATATGGCTCTTAATTATTTTTTATACCTTGTGCGGGTATGCTAG